DNA from Etheostoma spectabile isolate EspeVRDwgs_2016 chromosome 23, UIUC_Espe_1.0, whole genome shotgun sequence:
TGTATTCTCAGGATGGACAGATGAGGGGCAACAATggcaagataaaaaaagaacaaccagAGCAGAAATTTGCTTTGTTCTCGCTGCCCTGTCTGTGGCTTTTGTTTTGTATACATTTCACACTTACAACTCGGGACACGTTGATTCCAGTGATGTCCCTTTAAGCCTCGCTGGCTGCTgcccaacacacagacacacacaatcagacAGCGAGGGCAGCGGGTTGGAGTTCTCTGAGATCtcaaacacacccaaaacataaataattcatgttttattatgtCATACCACTGAAATAACCCATCTGGCATGGAAGTACATAGCACAATATTAGCCTATATGAAATTAGACTTCCAACAGGTAACATTCATgttcaaaaaagggacaaatcaTCCCTTTCTGCATATGACACACAtaatcttacatttttttcttagttGATTTCAGTGCCCCTTTCTCAGATTGTTGTTTAAAgaccaaatgtttttgttttagctcACCTCAATGGCAAAGGCCAGCCTGTTCATCAAAGAGCTCACTTAAGCAGGTCACGAGGTTCAACTTTGCACATTGTTTACAGTCTGCACTTTACTGAGAAGAGGTCATGTTCTGCACCAGCAATGTTTCTTGAACCTTTAAATCTACAGGAAATGTTTACTGAGCGTGCACACACTAAATCCACATCATCATGCTTGGCATTCGTATACCCCACTGCCCTTCATCCTGTATTGTACATCGGCTGGGAAGACGCATTGGGCCGAATGGACACATAAGAAAGGCAGCAGCAGACAGCGCTCACTGTCAAAGCCCCTTAGAAGAGCTTCGGAAGGCCTCTAGTTGCTACAGCCACAATCCCATTAGAGAACATAAGGGAAGATATACAAAAGCTGAATTAGGATTAAGTCACAGAATGACTCCTCTGGCAGATAAGTGGATATGGTGATCAGATGGCTGACAGAAGTAAATGTAACCATACGTTGTACAAGCTGCTTAAGACACTTTTCTCCTTTTAATGCATGTATATTTACTTTCACtgattattataaaataattgcAGAACTGACAATCGCACAATGTAAGAAATTCAGAAAATGCGGTTAAACCACAAATAATTGAACCACTGACAACCTGAATCGGCTGTTAATATTATTACGTGTCCAGTCACAGACAGCGTCTTAATAATGAGCTAATTGCTCCATGCAAATGTCAGAATGTTTAAAGCAGATGAGCTTGTGTCTGTTGTGGTAGCTATATGGATACTTCCACaaaatgcacacacaggcacatctGATCTGTGCATATCAGTGTACACTGCAACTGTAGTGTAATTCAAAGCCTGCAGGCCGCTTAGGGTTGCACTGACAGAGTTTGAGTGGCTCATGCTTGGTTTACACACATTGTTTGCTGGGGTCATGTTGAGCGTGAAATGCTTCACACAATGCAACACTGGCTTTGATTGAGCTtcattgcacttctggaaaaaTTCCCGAAAATGTTATTGGCACAACAGACTAGATACTTACAGCCTCTGAGAAAGAATAAACATTTTCACCGAAAAATATAACCGATACATACATGCTAAGGTCCCCAAAAATCTTTTGTTCTAGTTAGTAGTTTGAGTAAAAAAACCCAGGTGATATTTTACAATAATTGGAATTACCAGTTACAATTTGAAAGGAGTAAAGTACAGTTTTTGAGTGTGGATCATTCTCATATTGCCATGTAAATTCAATGAGTTTGTTTCACACAGAAGGTAATTTATACCAAGATTGTAGCGGTCACGTTTCAATATGTGAAGCTTTGAAGGCTGTGGTGGATTTAGGTTCCTGTAGGCAGCAACAGAGAATAAATAGCAGAGGCCGTCTGCCCTTTAGACTAGAGCCAAAGGGTCATGGGTCATGTCTCATTTCAAGTCCTCGTTTtcaatgtgaaaataaatgcaTCAACAAAACTACAGGCAGTTCCCCTTCATGTGACTTGGTAATCTGTGTCTAGGGCCGTATGGAGACACACATACCTTATTTCACAGTGAATATAACGTGCTAaaacttgctttttttaaatgtataggTTCTACTGGTCAGCAGCAGTCGGCACCCGGAGCAGTGGATCGTCCCCGGAGGTGGGATGGAGCCAGAGGAGGAGCCATGCGGTGCAGCCGTGCGGGAGGTGTTTGAGGAGGTGAAAAGGCATTAAATTTGTTCCTTGGCCCCAAAGTGAGATCCTTTTTGTGCAATCATAAAATGCTGTGGCctggttagctcagttggtagaacggGCGCACATATGTAGAgctttatttcttaacacagaaggtccagggtttgagtttGACCTGTGACCGTTTCCTTCTTGTCTACCCCCCTCTCTCACCGCTTTCATATCTCAGCTGTCCTATCCATAAATAGcagaaatgcccaaaaaatgatcttttaaaaaagaaggcCTAGAATGCACCCCCAAAAAAGTCATCACAACTGTTTAACTGCAGGATTTTctgaataattatttttttattaaattttttttatttagtgcaCTGAATACTAAATATTATGGCTATtcccaaaaacattttcaaatttttttttaatttgagagtGACTTGGCAAATTCTGGGGAGGGAACATTGGTAAGGGAAAATGGATAGGGAAAGGTTATGTCATATATTTCGTAATGATTAGAAATACTGCAAAAATGCTTAAATACACATCTGTGCATCCATTGGGGTCATACAACTCTCACATGACTGCAGTTGTCCATTTCCAGTAACAAAAACCCGCTGAAGTGACTAGTGGAGTTGCATGCTGCGGGTTGGCAGCAGGGCGAGATTTCTGAAGGGCCCTGGTGTCGGTAACTGGGTGACTGAGGAGTCTGCTGGTATTCCAGAGGGCCCTGTGGTTGAGAACCTTGTGTTCTCAGCTACGTCAGCAGTCTAAACTTGGCTCCTCACTGGATTCCTGGACATTCATGTACCCTGTAGCTCGCTGCTGGACACAGCGGTGGCACAGAGTGACACTTGTAAACTATGCTGAGCAGGGAACTGGAGAGTGCGAAGGACCGTCCCAACATATGTCTCGACAGTTATCATAAACCTGTAAATTAATAAAGCAACTTGTTAAGTGTTATGAAAGAGACATAATTACATTTCCACAATCATTCTTTTTTAGGATTCATGCcaggttttctttttgtcaggCAAATGGGATTGATAATGATACTAATTATAAGAATTACTGTAAATCCATCCTAAAGACTATAATCAGTACATAGTTTAATAAAGAAGTAATAGTTTAGTTTGTCAAGCATTTCTACATAAAATCAAAGCCTGGGAGGTTACAGTGGAGTTCAGTACAGAGTCttttaaaacattgaaatgTAATACACATCCCATCGTTTTGACACAGAATAAAGTCTGTTGTTGAACACTGCTTTTCTAATGTTTCCACCCTCTATTCATCTTTGTTACCGTATAGAGGGTcccagaaatgtttaaaaaaatcacacaaagaAATGTTCTCTGATGTCTTTTGGTTCTGTACATACAAATTAATTCTAAAGATTTTTATCTATTATTCCTTAGGCCGGTGTAAAGGGCAAGCTAGGACGTCTGCTCGGAGTATTTGAGGTAAGCTTTCACAGCTTTGTCTTACTCAAACAGTTTATCATACAGATAAACAACAAAGTGCAGTTGTGTAAGCCATTAGcgtcatgtatgtatgtatgtatgtatgtatgtatgtatgtatgtatgtatgtatgatttctgtgtaatatgtatatattctgtatatatgTTTTGTTGAGAATAGTTCTGACAAGTGAATGATATATGTATGGTTGTGTACGACCATTTAAAATATTCCGTTTTGCGTCTCTGATCCTTAAAGCAAAACCAAGATCGGAAGCACCGGACATACGTGTATGTGTTGACTGTCACAGAAACACTAGAGGCCTGGGAAGACTCCGTAAACATTGGTACAGTTTCCTTTCACCTTCTCAtgagtgtttgtggtgtgtctTTCTTCTTGCTCTGCCGATGACTATCTTACCTTTAACAgtagacagtttttttttatttacgaGAAGGCCAGTTTACTGCACAGAGACTATACTGGCACTGGGGTATGCAGTGACAACAGGTGCCTATAAATCTAGATCACTGGTCGTAGCTGCAGTGCTTCTGAGCTGCAGTATATTACAGCTGTCTGTAGCCTGGACGCCAGTATCGAGCCTTAATCTGTTATGTGCTCAGTGGAGAGCATCCTCTACCTGTCAGTTTAAACCAGAGCCTGCTACATTCACTATGTTCTACTATATGATTGTATTAGGTGTATATACCATGTTTTCAAGTGAATATGACAATAATAGTCATACTAACCAGACAAAACAATTAGCTTAGACACAATTGAAGTACCCTATCACTTTACACTTGTTAGTTATTACTGTCAACCATTGCTTCCTATTATAGATAAGAGAGAGTAACATGTTGAAGCTTAGGCTTGCCTTGATCTGTATTGCATAtatacaatcaatcaatcaatcaatcaacatttatttatatagcactttacaacaaccagcaggtatccaaagtgcttaacgtcagaatgagtaaaatcacatcatgcaatagaaagagtgaacatagaaaacgGTAAAATCCGacaaggttacaaagaaacaaaagaatgaaattgtccCACCACTGCTACCTATTAATGCCAGActaaacagatatgttttgagtttggacctaaaaagagctacaGCTGTAACAGTGCAAATAttagggggtaacttgttccagagtctcggggcagcaactgcaaaatgGCGATGAAATGGCTTTAATACAATGTAAGTTCAACCTGTGAAATagtaatataaaattaaaatatgtatattcTGGCTGTCTACTTGCACTACATTTAGGAATACAAGGAAAACCCAACATGAAGGCTTTCTTTCAGCTCATACATTGTGCTATGTCTCTCCCTGCAGGCCGCAAGCGGGAGTGGTTTACCGTGGACGAGGCCATCAAAGTGCTGCAGAGCCACAAACCCGTCCACGCCGAGTACCTGCGGAGGCTCCAGCTCAGCTGCTCCCCA
Protein-coding regions in this window:
- the nudt4b gene encoding diphosphoinositol polyphosphate phosphohydrolase NUDT4B, whose translation is MKLKPNQTRTYDGEGFKKRAACLCFKNEREEEVLLVSSSRHPEQWIVPGGGMEPEEEPCGAAVREVFEEAGVKGKLGRLLGVFEQNQDRKHRTYVYVLTVTETLEAWEDSVNIGRKREWFTVDEAIKVLQSHKPVHAEYLRRLQLSCSPTNGNSILPSPPPNDNYPHYSATATTPSTGNVLGSSCR